TTGTATTTCTATGTGCACACAAACATGTAGGTTTTTTTACTTCCGAAGAACTATTGAAGTGGTTTGGTCATTTCCCAAAGTATTAAGCAAACCTCTGAAAGCCTTGTGATCCCTCCCTGTGGGAAAGCAGCCTCCTGCTCGGGACAGAGCCCGTGCAAGGACAGCTGCCCCGGTCgggggggaagcagggctgagcccctgGCACCGGAGCAGAACGCTGCTGTGCTCTGAGCAGAATGAGTTTCCAGGCCAGGGCTTTCAGCAAGAGACTCCTCTGTTTTACgtggccggggagggggagcgtGCATGTCACCCCGAGCATGACGGAGGGAATGGGGACCGTGGCTTGTGACAGCACGGAGGAAATGAAGCCGATTCAATCCCAGATGAGCCCCACGAAGAGCGAGCTCCATCTCTGCGTCCATGTGGGGTCCATCGGCGAGGGCTCCTGTGCGGGATGCCGTGGGAGCGAGCTGCTGGGACGTGGCTGGGACGCGGCAGCAAGAGCTGCCGGGCCCCTGGCCCATCTGCACTGTCTGCCAGCAAGGGAAACcgtggggagcagcagcagctcgggGTGGCATTGCATCTCGGGGAGCCACGCTGGGGGCCGTGCCCGCAGGGACCCGTCAGCTGCCTCCCCGCTGGCCCCACGGGCTCGGCTCGGGGGGCTCTGCCGTTGGGGAAACCAAGTTGCCTCTTCACCAGGATGGGCAGAGGGGACATGTCCACCCCCAAGAAGAAGGGGGACGTGAAGGGCTCTGGGCGATGTGAGGGGCTCTGGGGCAGGTGCCTGTGCTGGTGGCAGGGGGGACCCGTtctgcagcccctggctctcCTCATAGGGTGACATGCCTGGGTAATTTCTCCGGTAATTAATGCCTCATTAAAGTGCACAAGGGAACAATCAGGGCAGTGAATTTTACACAGCACAATGGCTGGGCCCTGAgaggttttctgcctttttttttaaaaggaaacagtcTTTTTCTGGCCTTAACTGCTTGCTgtctggaggcagaggaggtgggAGCCTTGGCGGGCATCTccatccccagctgctgcttgggCTTAGCTCCCGTGGGTGCACACCCCCgtgatgagattttttttcctctttgcaaccCTACGTGGCGAGCCGGCACCTCCAGAACATGTAATCTGTCTGGAGGCTGGGATGAAAACCAGCCCTGTCCCAAAACACACGGTTGGAGATGCCAGTTGCCACCACTGAAACTCactggggtggaggaggagggggcaggagggatttccagggctgggaagggggtCGTGGGGGACCTCTGAGGGGGACCGACAGCCTGCAAGTGCCCTCTGGACGGTGCTGCTGGCGGGGCAGAGCGACAGGGAGTCCCTTCCTGGGGACAGACCCTGGGGGGGACGAAGGGGAGGCTGAGAGGAGGTGAGCAGAACGGAGAGACCTGGGCAGAGGGGCTCCTAGGAGGGCTTTGGAAGACGAGGAGATGACTGGCGGGGTGTGACAAGGCAGGGTCCCTGcctggcaggaggggaaggagggaggtggTTGCGTTTGGGGAGCCCCTGGGCATCGCTGGCTGGGTTTTGGGGCTTGCTCCCGCTCGTCCTCGTCACGGCATCAAGTCGGAGCAGCCGTGCCTTAAGCCCTGACCGtgtccctttctctccccaggAGCCTGATGCCGCGGACGCTGGAGGGGCAGATCACGATGGAGAAAACCCCCAGCTACTTCGTCACCAAGGAGGCTCCCCGGCGCATCTACAACATGTCTCGGGACACGAAGCTGATCGTGGTGGTGCGCAACCCCGTCACCCGCGCCATCTCGGACTACACGCAGACGCTCTCCAAAAACCCTGCCATCCCCAGCTTCCAGGCCCTGGCCTTCAAAAACATCAGCACGGGACTGATCGACACGAGCTGGAGCGCGGTGAGGATCGGGATCTACGCCAAGCACCTGGACAACTGGCTACAGTATTTCCCCCTCTCCAAATTCCTCTTTGTCAGTGGGGAGAGGCTTGTCAGCGACCCGGCCGGGGAGATGGGCCGTGTCCAGGACTTTCTGGGTCTGAAGAGGGTGGTGACAGacaaacatttctattttaatgagACCAAGGGCTTTCCCTGCCTGAAGAAGCCGGAGGGTGGCAGCAAGCCCCGCTGCCTGGGGAAATCCAAGGGGCGGCCGCACCCCAAAATTGACGTGCAGGTGGTCCAGCGCCTGCGGGAGTTTTACAGACCCTTCAACATGAAGTTTTATCAGATGACAGGGCAGGACTTTGGGTGGGACTGAGCCATGCACAGGGCATGCCACCGTGCTGGCACCTGGTCTGCCCAGCAGCGTGCGGAGCCAGGGCTGCGGTCCAGGGATGCTCGTGGCTGCCGTGGTCCAGGGATGCCCGTGGCCGCCCTGCCAGCAACCTCCTCCCTTCGTTCTAATTTATATTGGACCTTTTCCGGTGAGAAACGGACCCTTCTGGAGtagagagaaatatttaagaaataaaaccacagatgacccctctcccctccctgacCAGATTAAATATTCTTCCATATAAATCTTGCTAATCTATATTAGCTGTGACCGTTCTCAGTGGCGAGTGGGAGCGTGTGAGTGCACGGGTGGGTGCGTGTGCGTGCATGGGGACGACGGCTCTGCCATCCACAATAAAAGCTTTGGAAACCAGTTGGCCTTTGGGGCGTGCGGCCAGGGGGTTTTTGCTAAAGCAAATTCCGGTGCTGAGCACCGGCAGCGGCTGCTGTTGGGCCGTGGGTGAGGCCGGCCGAGCAGCAGACCCCAAGCGTGGGGTATgttttgcagacagaaaataGTCTACAAGAATTTCCTagttaagaaaaacaattaacGGCAGTAAGTTTTGAATAAATGCCAGGTCCGGGGTTAGGGAGAGGGAGCTGTGTATCACATACCTTCTTATGTTCTTTGAGTAACCCAGATGATAAAGCAGGGCATTTCTAACCCTTAGGATGAAAATCCCTGCTTCTCCCGAATTCACCCAAGCAGAGCAAACAAAAGCTCCAAACTCTGACCTTTCAGTTCAATAATCTCAATAGATTTTCAAATCTGCAGCCATAGAGGGCCATCATGGGAGGCTGCAGAAATTAGTTTAATCTGAATTAACTAGTTTTCCCTTAATTAAAGATGGGGAAAACATGTAATTAACCTCTAATATCTTATTAGTGACTTGTATTTGTCTCTTTAATGAGCTAATTATGTGTTTTCAAGGGCCCTCAGGCCCCGCATTGTTTGCAAATATGCTTTGGCTGCTGTTTCTTCCATCCTGCCGCATCCCAAAGCTGACCATCCTGCCAGGCCTGTCCTGCCAGCCGTGCCATCGCCTCCCCTCCTCGCTGCTGCTGTCCAGGGACGATGGAGGCGGCAGGTACCGCTTCTCCTGGGATGCACACCGGGCACAGGCCCCTTCCATCCCGGCTCCAGGATGGTTTTACACCGACGCGTCGTGCTACAACTCTCCTCGCTCCTGTGTCCCGGCCGCTGGTACCTCCTTTGTGTCCCTTGGAGGTGACGCGTGTTTTCTGTACCGATGCTCCGGGCTGTAGCTGACTGAGGTTGAGCACCTTTGTCCTGTTCGGCCCCTGGACTCATCTGGTCGCTGCAGGGACAAGTGACGTGTGCCAGGACGGGCTTAACGTGATGTTGGAGTTAAATGCAGACAGTtgcccggggagcggggcaTCGTGGTGTGGGTCCATGCGTGTGCGAGGGGTGCCGCGGACAGACGCAGATGCCACCGGTGTGGTGCCAGAGCCCGGGGGTTTTATGGCCGGTGTTAAGAAGCTGGGATATTGTAAAAGAATAGTAAGAAGAGACGAAATCAGGACTGGTTTTCTGCTGGTTAAAATCCCAGAGCCCTCCGAGCGATGTGGCCGTTGCCGGGAGGGTCCCAGCACCCCGTGCCCGGTGCGGGGTCCCCCCGGCCCTGTCCCCCCGGGACTGCAAGTGCCCCGTCCACCGACCGACCCACCGGGGGTTGGATGTCGGAGCGGCTGGAGCCTCTTGTCAGCCTCGCTGGCAGCTCCGCATGATGGACTGCGCTCTGCTTGTTTAGGTTTTGTTTCCAGCCACGACATTCGACCAAATTATTCTCCACGAAGGGCTTTAAAGTTTCCCAAGTGCCTGTGAAAGCCTGGAAACGCTGATAGTGATCCTATTTCTCAGCTGAGTGACTGCATTCAGCCCCAGCCATATTGATATGCAAAACGTTAAGGGTCCCGGCTCTAAAGATGGTTTCTGTCTGCCCTGTGAAAGGGAGCCATACTTTTTTAAAGCCCGGGCCTTTCTAAAGCCGCACAATACCATATAGACTATGCCATTTAAAGCATCTGAAGCGACCCAAAATGTATTGAAAGCTTGCTTTGCAGACTCATTAAGACTACTCAATAGGTTCTGGCAAATACGGTGCCAGGGCTGACCGCACGGATTAAGACTTTTGAAGTGTTACACAAACCCCCTGCTTAAACTAATTGCTGCCCCGCAGCTCATGAGGTCAAGTATTTGTATTCATTGCCTCCGAGAGGAGCCACTTATGGGTCTGTCCAGGTGAAGTCTGCACTTCATTAGATCAAGACAATAAAAGCGGCTTTGGGATGGAAGGGGGAAGGTGCCCGGGATGAAATCTCTGGGCTCTCGCTCTGAGCGCAAGCAAGCACAGGCTTAACGTCCACCACGGCAGTTTTGGGTCGTTTCTGTTGCTTTCAAGTGGAAGAGTCCCCAGCGGAGCGATCTGCTTCCGACCGAAGCTGCTCGGTGCAGGATGGGCCCGTGGCTCTGCCAGGATCTGTGTCGAGTTGCTCCCCGGTCACCTGCAGCACGTGGGATGCAGCGCCCACGTCCCACTCACGCCGTCCTGCGGTGTGGGTCCACCCAGCGTCACGGGGGTTTCGGCTGGAGAAGCGAGTTGGCATGcaagggaagggctggggcGTGGGAAGGGTGGGCATGGCTCGAGCGGTGTGCTCACCGAGCGGTTCTCCATCGTGATGCTTCCTTCCCCGGGGTTGGGTGGGTTCCCGTCACCGGCAGGACGGGGATCCCACCAAGTGCTAATGCAACGTGTGTTTCTCCTGTCTATCCAGAGGAGAAACTGCCTTTGTCATCACTGCCTCACcccctaattaaaaaaatgaaaaatgaaatgaaatcttcTTCTTAAATGAAAAACGAGTAGCTGATTTTCGGAAGGTGTCAGCCCACAACTCAGCAGAGGCTCTTGTGCCGTGTCACTGTGAGCCAAGGACTACTGAAGGAACTTTGCCCCTTTGTAGGTTCTTTGGTGGAGCTTATTTAAGAGCTCCTTCCCTGGTAACAGGCAGTGGGCTCTTAGGGAAATCTAAGCTCAAACCCCCTTTGCAGTGTCTTTTGTGATCATCGGTATCAGCCCGTGGACCCCATGATGCTGCCCGGGAAGCGGCACTACCGGAGACCGCCGGCCGGCCAGGGTGGTGGGGCTCCGACCGCTCACCGCGGCGCACTGCGGTCCCTGCGCAGGGGGTGCCGCGGGGTCAGGAATCATTTGGAAATGCCCCCCAAAAACTCCGGTGGAGGCTCAGGGACAGGCATCACGCTGTATCTTTCTACACAAGACCTCTGGAAATAAAGT
Above is a genomic segment from Ciconia boyciana chromosome 13, ASM3463844v1, whole genome shotgun sequence containing:
- the HS3ST6 gene encoding heparan sulfate glucosamine 3-O-sulfotransferase 6, with product MGCSGRLLGPVGGRRASLLLTMILFFTYFFCCLPGPCEPLPPALLLPPPAALPDGAGPGPGPGAAGAPGGGSRRFPQAIIVGVKKGGTRALLEFLRAHPGVRAVGAEPHFFDRCYEKGLRWYRSLMPRTLEGQITMEKTPSYFVTKEAPRRIYNMSRDTKLIVVVRNPVTRAISDYTQTLSKNPAIPSFQALAFKNISTGLIDTSWSAVRIGIYAKHLDNWLQYFPLSKFLFVSGERLVSDPAGEMGRVQDFLGLKRVVTDKHFYFNETKGFPCLKKPEGGSKPRCLGKSKGRPHPKIDVQVVQRLREFYRPFNMKFYQMTGQDFGWD